GTGTCGAAGTAACCCTTGAGCATGTAGGCGCAGAACGGCACCGCGGTCGTGCAGTAGACCAGGACCAGCCCGAAGCTCGTGCCCTGCAGGCCCAGCGTCAGCAGGATGTTGTAGAGCGGCACGATCAGCACCGCGAACGGGAACATCTGGATCAACAGGAACGACAGCATCATTCCCCGGTAGCCGGGGAAGCGGAACCGGCTCACCGCGTAGGCCGCGGTCGCCGAGAGGAACACCGAGATGACCGTCGTCAGGATCGCGATCACCGCGGAGTTGGCGAACCAGGACAGGAACGAGCCCTTCTCGCCTGCCAGGATGTTCGCGTAGTTGTCGAAGCTGGAATCGTTGAACAGCGTCGGCGTGGTCTCCGCGGCCTTGGCGTCGGGCTTCAGCGAGGTGATGAAGACCCAGAACACCGGGAAGACCGCGATCAGCGAGGCGACGACGAGCGCGCCGTGCAGGCCGAAGCTGGCCAGCCGCGAGCGCTTCGGCTTGCCCGTCGTTCTGGCGACCGCGACGTTCTCCGTGGCCCTGATGGAAACAGCGTCGAGGCTCATCACCACACCTCACCCTGCCGGCGCAGCGCCCGGCGGTAGACGGAAGCGAACACCAGCAGCACCGACAGGATCAGCACGCCGTAGGTTGAGGCGATGGCGTAGTCGCGGGACGCGCCCTGGAAGAACCGCTCGAAGGCGTAGGTGATCAGCAGCCGGGTGTTCGGGTTGATACCGGTGATCAGGTAGACCACCGCGAACATGTTGAAGGTCCAGATGGTGCCGAGCAGGATCACCGTGCTGGACACCGAGCGCAGGCCCGGCATGGTCACGTTGCGGAACTTCTGCCACGCGGTGGCGCCGTCGATCTCCGCGGCCTCGTAGAGCGAGCCCGGGATCGACTGCAGGCCGCCGAGCAGGGTCATCATCATGAACGGCACGCCGAGCCAGACGTTGACCAGGATGACCGCGACCAGCGCCAGGTCGGACTGGCCGAGCCAGACCGGGTCGGGCAGGCCCAGCGCGCGCAGGGCCTGGTTGATGATCCCGTACTGCGCGTTGAACATGTACTTCCAGGCGAAGGCGCTGATGAACGCGGGCACCGCCCACGGGAGGATCAGCAGCACCCGGTAGACGCCGCGGCCGCGCATCGGGCGGTTGAGCAGCAGCGCCAGCGCGAGCCCGATGACGAAGTGCAGGCCGACGCAGGCGAAGGTCCAGATGAGCGTGCGCAGCAGGATGTCCCAGAAACTGCCGTAGGACGCGTCGCCGCTGAGGACGTTGGCGTAGTTGTCCAGGCCGGTGAACTCGTAGCTCGCCGGGCGGTCGAGCACCGGGTTGGCGATGTTCGACTCGTTGATGTCGGTGAAGCTGTAGTAGGCGCCCTGCACCAACGGCAGGATCACCAGCACGCCCGTGACGAGCACGGCGGGCAGCACCATCGCGTACGCGTACCAGTGCCGACTGAAGAACCCTCGCACTGTCCCTGACTCCCGTGTCCGAGACCGAGAAGGCGCCCCTCGTGGTGAGGGGCGCCTCGGTCGGTCAGCCCTGCGAGTACTCCTTGACGACCTGGTCCTTGTAGGTCTTGGCGACCTCGTCCATGGCGGCCTTGGCGGTCTTCTTGCCGGAGAGGACGTCGGCGTAACCGATCTTCAGCGGGTCGAAGAGCTGGCCGCCCTCGGGGATCCACGCCCGGGCGTGCGCCGACTTGATCGCCTCGGAGAAGCCGGTGACCACGGCCTGCGACTTGACGTCCGCGGTGTCGTAGACGGACTTGCGGGTGGGCAGCAGGCCCAGTTCCTTGGCGACCGTGGCCTGCGACTCCGCCGAGCTCATGCACTGGATGAACTTGACGGCGTTGTCCTTGGCCTTGGTGCCCTGGCGGATCACGTAATTGTGCCCGCCGACCGGCCCGGAGCCCTTGCCCGCGCTCGCGCCGGGGACCGGGGCGATGCCGAGGTTGGAAGCGTCCTTGAACGCGTCGCTCTTGAGGATGTCCACCACGGCCCACGGACCGTCGATGATCATCGCCACCTGGCCGCCGGAGAACGCGGCCTTCATGTTGTTGTAGGAGTTGCTCGGGTCCAGGGCGGTCTGTGCGACCTTGGCGTCCAGCAACGACTTCGCGGTCTCGACGCCCTTGACCGAGGCAGCCGTGTTCACGGTGATCTTCTTCGACGCGGTGTCGACCAGGTTGCCGCCGTCGCCGTAGATGAACGGCAGTGCGTAGTAGGGGTCGTTGTTGATGAAGAGGGCCTTCTCGCCGAGCTTCGCGCCCGCGGCCCTGACTTCGTCCCAGGTCTTTGGCGGCTGGATGCCCGCGTCGGCGAGCATCTTCTTGTTGTAGAGCAGGCCGAGGGTGTCGGTGACCTGCGGGACGGCGTAGGTCTTGCCGTCGTACTTGGTCGAGCCGACCGCCACGTCCAGGAAGTCGGCGCTGTCCTTGGCGAGGTCGGTCGCGGACAGGTCTTGGATCAGCCCGTTCTTCGCGAACTCGGAGACCCAGGCGACCTCGGCGCGGAGCACGTCGGGACCCTGCCCGCCCTGAGCGTTGGTCTTGTAGTTGCTGCGCGCCTGGTCGAAGGCGACCTGCTCGGTCTGCACCTGGTAGCCGCCCTTGGTGGCGCAGCCCTCGGCGAGCTTCTTGAAGACCGAGTGCTCGTTGGGTCCGCTGGTGTCCCAGAAGACGACCTTGCCGGCGTTGCCGCCGCCGGAGCCGCCACCGCAGCCGGTGAGGGCGAGCGCTCCGGCCGCCGTCAGCGCGGCGGCGCGGATGAGGTTCTTCGCGAGGGGTGTGCGTCGCATCGTTGCTGTCGTTCCCTCCGTGTACCTGCGCGTCGTCGTCGGCGGCAGGCGAGTCAGCTTCTGCAAGCTTTTGCGTTGAGGATGACGCGGATTTCATACCCCGAAGGCATGTCTGGTCAAGGGTTGTTCAGTAACCAAGCAGTAACAAGGCCCATCTTGCTGCAACATTCTTCAGGCCATTGCAAAAACTTGCTGACCTCCGGCAGGCTAGGGCCCGTCAGAGGCGGGACGGCTGGGAAACGGAGGGCACGTGGCAGGTCTTGCCGAGATCGCCAAGGCCGCCGGCGTGAGCATCTCGACGGTGAGCCGGGTGCTGAACCGGCGCGCGGGCGTCAACGAGGCGACCCGGCGCAGGGTGCTGGAAGTGTTGGGGGAACTGCCTTACAGCCCGCGCGGCCTGGGCGCGCTGCAGCGCACCGGGGTGATCGGCCTGCTGGTGCCGGAGCTGTCGAACCCGATCTTCCCGGCCTACGCGGAGGCGCTGGAGACGCGCGCCTCGCTGGCGGGGTACTCGTCGCTGCTGTGCAACACCCGCTCCGAGGGCTGGGCGCTGCGCGAGGAGGAGTACGTCCGGATGCTGCTCGCCCGGGGCGTCGAGGGCATGGTTTTCGTGTCCCCGGAAATCACGAACGTCGAAGCGGGCGGAGAGACCTACTACGCGCGGTTGCTCGCCGACGGCGTGCACATGGTCTTTGTCAACGGCGGTGCCCCCGGGCTGGACGTGCCGGACGTGACGGTGGACGAGCAGGTCGCCGGGTACCTCGCGACGCGTCACCTGGTCGAGTTGGGGCACAAGAGGATCGGCTTCGTCTGCGGTCCCGCGCGATCGCTGCCGACGCGGCTCAAGCGCGCGGGATGGGCTGCGGCGCTTGAAGAAGCGGGCCTGCACGCCGATGAGCGGCTGGTCGCGCACGCGCCCTACGGCGCGGAGGGTGGCGCGGCCGCGATGGCCACGCTGCTGGACTCGGCTTCGGCGCCGACCGCGGTGATCTGCTCCTCGGACCACATGGCGCTCGGCGCGATGCGGGAGTCGCACCGGCGTGGCCTCACGGTGCCGACGCAGATGTCGATCGTGGGCTTCGACGACATCCCGCTGGCGGCCTACTGCACTCCGGCGCTGACCACGCTCGCCCAGCCGATCGCGGAGATGGCCCGCGCGGCGGTGGACGAGTTGGTGCAACGCCTCACTCCGGGCGCGCGCCGGTCAGGTGGCAGCTACAGCCGGGTCTTCCGCCCCCGCCTGGTCGTGCGCGAGTCCACCGCCCCGCCCGCACCCTGACGGCCATTTGCGTTTTCGCTGATGCGTATTCGTCCTCGGACGTCAGGCGAGACGGGAGCGGATCTCGTGCCCGGGGCGGCGTCGATCCGGGGTGAGGTGATCAGTCGGTGTGCTTTCCACATCCCGGCGTTCACCGACTTGGCGCGCAGCCTGCGTCAGGTGTTCGCCGATCTCGCCGCCCGCGACGACGACAGTGCGGCCACCCACCTCAACGCGCTGCTGGCTGCGCACTCCGCCCACCCGCACCTGGCCAAGGAGGAAGGCCGTTGGCGTCTGCACCACCACCCGGCCGAGGTGGGGCTCGCGCCGATGTGGGCGGCGATCTGCGCCGAGGCACTGGCCCGCCTGCTCGCCGCCGACCACGCCACCCGCGTCTCGACATGCGCAGACGTGCGGTGCGCCCGTGTGTACGTCGACACCAGCCGCAACGCCACCCGCAGGTTCTGCTCCACCACATGCCAAAACCGCATGAAGACCGCCGAGCTCCGACGCAAGCGCAAGCTCGCCTCACATACGACAACACCGCGAAAGCCCTCGTAGCAGCCTGGGCTTCGTGCGACAGCTCGTGTTCGGTTACTGGCGTCGTAAGTGGTCACCGGCGGCGTAGCGCTGCCACGGGACGACGAATGGTGGTGTCTCTCGGAGGAGCCCGTGGATCGCGGTGGTGTGCGCGTCGAGTCCGGGAAGGCTGAGACTGCGCAGCCGAAGCCGCAGCGACGTGGTGCGCATGGGCTGGCCGGCGCGCCGACCGGGGAGCAGGAACAGGTTCGTTGTGGCGGTCGAGGCGGTCCGTTCCGGGCGGCTGTTGAGGTAATTGACGAGGAGGGCGTGCTCGGCGAAGTGCTGGATATCGCGGACTTCGGACTCCGTGTGCTCACGAGTCAGGTTGCGCGCCAGCAACTGGTTGGTCCAACCGTGGAGCATCTCGCGGAACACCTGCTCCTCGGGACGCAGCGGCCTGCCTGCCTCCGTCGCTCGCGTCTGCGGCGATGCAAGATCGCATCAGATGCGGTTCAACCGAGTTCCGCACCCTGGCTCAAGAGGTGGCGCGGCGAGGCTTGTCGTACTGGACCAGTTCGACGAGGAAGCCCGCGGCGCGGCCCAGGTAGAAGAAGGCGACCTGCATGCCCTCGCGAGCGCCCGCGCAGGGTTCGGCGTCCAGCTGGACGAAACCCTGCGAGCGCAGGCGCTCCATCTCCGCGGCGATGTCGTCGACCTCCAGGGCCACGTGGTAGGCGCCGGGGCCCTTCTTCGCCAGCTGCGACTGGACCGTGGAGTCCTCGCGGGTCGGTGAGACCAGCTCCACGGTGACCTCGTCCGGCTTGCCGGACAGGCCCCAGAACTCGCACGCGACGCCGTACTCGTCGGCGGTGCCGGTCTCGCCCTGCGCCATGCCGAGCGCGGTCAGCAGCTTGCCCGCGGCCTCCGGGTCCTTGACCGCGACGCCGACGTGGTCGATGCCGAGGATCACTAGTCGATCCCCGCGCTCACGGCCGCGGACAGCTCGTCGACCGTCTTGGCCGCGTTGAACTCGCGCAGGTCCAGCTGCACGCCGAAACGGCTTTCCACCTGGGAAAGGATTTCGAGCGCGCCCATGCTGTCCCAGTTCTCGTGGTCGCGCAGCGTCGGGTGCGCCTCGAGGTCGGCGCGCGGGATCTCCAGCACGTCCTCCAGGATGTCCAGAACCCCGTCGGTCACCGACTGCGTGTCCGCCATGACTGCGTCACTTCTCCTTGAGTTGGATCGAATCGGGCACGAGGTCGGCGGCGCCGTCCACGGCCAGTTCGTGGACCTGGGTGGTGTCCCGGTCGCCGGTGTGCTCGAAGCCGAGCTGCGACCACAGCTTCGACGACACGGTGTTGCGCGCCGAGGGCGTGAAGGTGCCGCGCAGCGTCGCCACCCCGGCCTCCTTGGCCCGGCGGAGGAGCCAGCCGACCATGGCCTGCTCCACTCCGCGACCGAGCACGCGGCAGCTCATCACCAGGTTGAGCACCTCCCACGCGTCGGCCTCTTTGCGCACCCACGCGGCGCCGACCATGCCCTCGTCACCGAAGCGATCCGCGACCGAGCAGGACAGCACGATGTGGTCGTCGCTGTCGGACATGGTCGTGGTCTCGGCCTGGTCGAAGCGCAGGCCGGTGAGGTTGAACTGGTTGGTGCGCGCGGCCAGCTGCGCGATCCGGGCCACGTCGAACGGGGTGGCCTCGGCGACGGTCACGACGACCTCGAGCGCCTTCAGGTAGTCCTCGGCGGACTGGAAGCCCTCGGCGAAGTTCCCGCGCTCGGCCCGCGCCTTGTAGAGCCCGGGGCGCTTGCGGTCGGTGTCGGTCAGCTCCAGGGTGTCGAACCACCCGTGGCGCAACAGGTTCCGCACCAGGTAGGCCGGGTCGCCGTCGGCGGCGATCACGGTGACCTCGGGCAGCGCCGCGGTGACCTCACCGCGCTCGAACCGCGAGTCGTCCATGAACACGAAGGCGTTCGGCGACAGGCTCAGCTGCGCCGCCATCGCCTTGAGGTTGCCGGACTTCGGCGACCAGTTGACCGCGCTCGCGGAGAACATCTCCGGCCGCAGCAGCACCTCGGGGTGCTCGGTCAGCGCCGCCTCGACGTGCTCGGCGTCGTTCTTGCTGGCCAGTGCCAGGATCACGCCCTGGTCCCGCAGCCGCAGCACGCTGCGCTGGAACTCCTTGTAGGCGCTGCCCGGGTACAGCCCGCCCAGCTCGACCCCGGCCGCGCCGACCTCGCCGAGGACCCCGCCCCACTGGGTGTTGTCCAGGTCCAGCGCGAGCACCTTGCGGGACAGGCCGGTCTTCGCCTGGAGGAACCGGCGCGCCTCGCGGGCCAGCACCATCAGCGCGGCGTCGGTGTAGGGCAGGTCGGCGAAGCGCAGCAGCCGGTCGTCCTGCGCGGCCACGGCCTCGTCGGCGAGCGTGCTGACGAAGTCGGCGACGGCGATCGCCGAGTGCTCCTCGGCCAGCTCCAGGATGGCCGCGTTGAGCTGGGCCCAGCAGCGGCTGACCTTCGCCCGGCCGCTCCAGCTGACCAGGCCGTCGCGGACCACGGCGGGCAGCGGGACGGTGTGCGCCAGCACGGTGGTCTTGCCGCGGGTCACCACGTCGGCCAGCAGTCCGCGGAAGGACCGCACGCGCTCGGTGATGAAGGCGGTCAGCGCGTCGACGTCGCTGCCGCTCCAGTCCTTCGGCAGGAAGTACGAGGAGTCCAGGGTGCAGAACAGCACGTCCTGGTCCGGGGCGAAGAGCGGGTCGTCCGATCGCGACAGGGTCAGGTCGAAGGCCGCGTAGTCGCCGATGGTGAAGGTCGGCAGCATCCCGCCCGCGGCCAGGCTCGCCCGGAGGATGGGCTCCAGCGGGCCGACCGTGTAGGTGGCGAGCACGCCGACCTTGGGCGCGGTCAACCCGGTGGCCTCGGCGGTCGCGGACTTCAGCGTCCTGCCGAGCTTGCGGAAGACCGCGGGATCGTCGCACTGGGCGAGCGCGGTCAGGTCGGCCCGGCCCAGTGGGCTCCCCGCCTTCGCCGCGGCCGTGAGGTTGGTGAGGAACCCGTCGGTCGCGTCCACCACGGTGTTCGGCCTCGCTTCGGGTGCTCGGGGTCGCAGGTCCGGGCGAGTCTACCGAAACGGGTGAGGCCGCCTCGGGCCCCGATCCGGACTGGTCACGGGGCCGCGCGCCCGGCCTGACAGGATGCGGGCATGGCGAACCGCATTCACCCCACGGCGATCATCGGCGACGGCGTCGAGCTCGGCGAGGACAACGTCATCGGCCCGCACGCGGTCATCCTCGGGCCGACGCGGATCGGCAACGGGAACTGGATCGGCCCGGGCGCGGTCATCGGGACCCCGCCGGAGAACCGCGGCACCCACCACGTGGTCGGCTGGGAGGGCGAGCAGAGCGAGCACGGCGTCGTCATCGGCGACCGCAACCGCTTCCGCGAGCACATCTCCATCCACAGCGGCACGCACCGCGCGACGCGGGTCGGCGACGACTGCTTCTTCCTGGTGTACAGCCACATCGGGCACGACGTGCGGGTCGACGACAACGTCACCCTCGCGCCGTCCGCGCGGGTGGCCGGGCACAACCACGTGTGGTCCTACGCCAACATCGGCATGTCCGCCGCCGTGCACCAGCAGGTCGACATCGGTCCGGGCGCGATGATCGGCATGTCCGCCGCCGTCCGCAAGGTCGTCAAGCCGTTCACCACCGTGGTCGGCAACCCGGCCAAGGCGGTCGGCGTGAACACGGTCGGCCTGTCCCGGCTCGGCTGCGACGAGGCGACCGTGGCCGCGGTGTCCGACCACGTCCTCGGCGGTGCGGCGGAGCTGCCCGCAGGCGTTCCGGACGTGCTCGCCGGGCTGCTGAAGGAGTGGGCCGCGCGCTAGCGGGGAGAGGGAGGGCGCGAGAGCGCTCTCCTCACCCGATCGGGCAGCCCTATCCCGCGAAGTGAACAGATGCGCAAATTGGTCTGGACCAAAGTCAGTTCAGTTCAGATGATTGACCTGCGCGTTTGTTGAGTTGAACACAGGTTGGTCACCCGGGGTTCTCTCGGTGGTTCTGAACCGTTACGGTCACGTCATGGCGCGGTCGATGAACACGCGGCGCCCCGCGACTTTGGCGTCACTGGCAGCGGAACTCGGGGTCTCGCGGACGACTGTGTCCAATGCGTACAACCGACCCGACCAGCTCTCGCCTGAGCTGCGCCGCAGAGTGCTGGAGACCGCGCGGCGCCTGGGCTACCCGGGTCCCGACCCGGTCGCACGATCCCTGCGCACCCGCAAGGCGGGCGCCGTCGGGCTGCTGCTGACCGAGAACCTCTCCTACGCCTTCCGCGACCCGGCGGCCGTCGGGTTCCTCGAAGGGCTCTCGCTGGCGTGCGAGGAGGCCGGGCAGGGACTGCTGCTCGTCCCGGCCAACCCCGAGCGCGAGGACGTCGCCGCCGTGCACCGCGCGGGCGTCGACGGCTTCGTCGTCTACTCGGTTCCCGACGACGACCCGCACCTGGCCGCCGTGCTGGAGCGGCCCGTGCCGACCGTGGTGTGCGACCAGCCCGACGTCGACTCCGTCGACCGGGTCGGCATCGACGACCGCGAGGCCATCGCCGGGATCGCCAGGCACCTCATCGAGCTGGGCCACCGCCGCATCGGCGTGGTCTGCATGCGGCTGGCCCGCGACCGCAACGACGGCTTCGTGTCCGTGCAGCGGCAGCGCGAGGCCCACTTCCACGTGCAGCGGGCCAGGCTCACCGCGCTGGCCGACACCTTCGGCGAGGTCGGCGTCGACTGGGCGAGCGTCCCGGTCGTCGAGCGGTTCGACCACACCATCTCCTGCGGTGCCACCGCCGCCGGGCAGCTGCTGGACCGCGACCCGGAGCTGACCGCGATCATCTGCACCTCCGACATCCTCGGGCTCGGCGCGCTCAACGAGGCCAAGCGCCGCGGGCTGCGGGTGCCCCAGGACCTGACCGTGACCGGCTTCGACGGCATCACCGAGGCGGAGCGGGCCGGGCTCACCACGGTCCGCCAGCCCGTGCTGGAGAAGGGCCGCGCCGCCGGACGGCTGTTGATGGACAACGTCGACCCGGGCCGTCCGCGCACCGTCACCCTGGACACCGAGCTGGTGCTCGGCTCCACCGCCGCCGCCCCCAAGCCCTCGGAGCAGTGGTACGGCCCCTGAGCCTCCACCCGGGCTGAGGTTGTCGTCCTGAACGAGTCATTCGGTGCGTTCAAGTACCTCAATGACTCATTCGGTGCGTAAGCGCTCGCGGGGGACGCGGGGTCAGCCGAAGGGGATGAGGGAGTCGTCGGGGTTGTCGTCCGAGGGCGGGTCGACGCGGGTGACCTTGCCGTTGTGGTCGACGACGGCGTTCCACCCCCACGGCAGCTGCACGCGGTTGTCGCGGTTGGTCAGCTCCACGTCCTGCAGGCCGATCAGCTCGTCGCCGATGGTCGCGTCGGCGAGC
The window above is part of the Allokutzneria albata genome. Proteins encoded here:
- a CDS encoding sugar ABC transporter permease; translation: MSLDAVSIRATENVAVARTTGKPKRSRLASFGLHGALVVASLIAVFPVFWVFITSLKPDAKAAETTPTLFNDSSFDNYANILAGEKGSFLSWFANSAVIAILTTVISVFLSATAAYAVSRFRFPGYRGMMLSFLLIQMFPFAVLIVPLYNILLTLGLQGTSFGLVLVYCTTAVPFCAYMLKGYFDTIPRDIDEAGRIDGLSPFSVFWRLVLPLSKPGVAVTAFYAFLTAWGEVAFASAFLSASDESKTLAVGLQVFVQQNRTEWGHLAAASILVAIPAVIVFYLVQKFLVAGLASGAVKG
- a CDS encoding acyl-ACP--UDP-N-acetylglucosamine O-acyltransferase family protein; its protein translation is MANRIHPTAIIGDGVELGEDNVIGPHAVILGPTRIGNGNWIGPGAVIGTPPENRGTHHVVGWEGEQSEHGVVIGDRNRFREHISIHSGTHRATRVGDDCFFLVYSHIGHDVRVDDNVTLAPSARVAGHNHVWSYANIGMSAAVHQQVDIGPGAMIGMSAAVRKVVKPFTTVVGNPAKAVGVNTVGLSRLGCDEATVAAVSDHVLGGAAELPAGVPDVLAGLLKEWAAR
- a CDS encoding VOC family protein — its product is MILGIDHVGVAVKDPEAAGKLLTALGMAQGETGTADEYGVACEFWGLSGKPDEVTVELVSPTREDSTVQSQLAKKGPGAYHVALEVDDIAAEMERLRSQGFVQLDAEPCAGAREGMQVAFFYLGRAAGFLVELVQYDKPRRATS
- a CDS encoding extracellular solute-binding protein, which translates into the protein MRRTPLAKNLIRAAALTAAGALALTGCGGGSGGGNAGKVVFWDTSGPNEHSVFKKLAEGCATKGGYQVQTEQVAFDQARSNYKTNAQGGQGPDVLRAEVAWVSEFAKNGLIQDLSATDLAKDSADFLDVAVGSTKYDGKTYAVPQVTDTLGLLYNKKMLADAGIQPPKTWDEVRAAGAKLGEKALFINNDPYYALPFIYGDGGNLVDTASKKITVNTAASVKGVETAKSLLDAKVAQTALDPSNSYNNMKAAFSGGQVAMIIDGPWAVVDILKSDAFKDASNLGIAPVPGASAGKGSGPVGGHNYVIRQGTKAKDNAVKFIQCMSSAESQATVAKELGLLPTRKSVYDTADVKSQAVVTGFSEAIKSAHARAWIPEGGQLFDPLKIGYADVLSGKKTAKAAMDEVAKTYKDQVVKEYSQG
- a CDS encoding LacI family DNA-binding transcriptional regulator, with product MARSMNTRRPATLASLAAELGVSRTTVSNAYNRPDQLSPELRRRVLETARRLGYPGPDPVARSLRTRKAGAVGLLLTENLSYAFRDPAAVGFLEGLSLACEEAGQGLLLVPANPEREDVAAVHRAGVDGFVVYSVPDDDPHLAAVLERPVPTVVCDQPDVDSVDRVGIDDREAIAGIARHLIELGHRRIGVVCMRLARDRNDGFVSVQRQREAHFHVQRARLTALADTFGEVGVDWASVPVVERFDHTISCGATAAGQLLDRDPELTAIICTSDILGLGALNEAKRRGLRVPQDLTVTGFDGITEAERAGLTTVRQPVLEKGRAAGRLLMDNVDPGRPRTVTLDTELVLGSTAAAPKPSEQWYGP
- a CDS encoding carbohydrate ABC transporter permease; translation: MRGFFSRHWYAYAMVLPAVLVTGVLVILPLVQGAYYSFTDINESNIANPVLDRPASYEFTGLDNYANVLSGDASYGSFWDILLRTLIWTFACVGLHFVIGLALALLLNRPMRGRGVYRVLLILPWAVPAFISAFAWKYMFNAQYGIINQALRALGLPDPVWLGQSDLALVAVILVNVWLGVPFMMMTLLGGLQSIPGSLYEAAEIDGATAWQKFRNVTMPGLRSVSSTVILLGTIWTFNMFAVVYLITGINPNTRLLITYAFERFFQGASRDYAIASTYGVLILSVLLVFASVYRRALRRQGEVW
- a CDS encoding HAD-IIIC family phosphatase → MVDATDGFLTNLTAAAKAGSPLGRADLTALAQCDDPAVFRKLGRTLKSATAEATGLTAPKVGVLATYTVGPLEPILRASLAAGGMLPTFTIGDYAAFDLTLSRSDDPLFAPDQDVLFCTLDSSYFLPKDWSGSDVDALTAFITERVRSFRGLLADVVTRGKTTVLAHTVPLPAVVRDGLVSWSGRAKVSRCWAQLNAAILELAEEHSAIAVADFVSTLADEAVAAQDDRLLRFADLPYTDAALMVLAREARRFLQAKTGLSRKVLALDLDNTQWGGVLGEVGAAGVELGGLYPGSAYKEFQRSVLRLRDQGVILALASKNDAEHVEAALTEHPEVLLRPEMFSASAVNWSPKSGNLKAMAAQLSLSPNAFVFMDDSRFERGEVTAALPEVTVIAADGDPAYLVRNLLRHGWFDTLELTDTDRKRPGLYKARAERGNFAEGFQSAEDYLKALEVVVTVAEATPFDVARIAQLAARTNQFNLTGLRFDQAETTTMSDSDDHIVLSCSVADRFGDEGMVGAAWVRKEADAWEVLNLVMSCRVLGRGVEQAMVGWLLRRAKEAGVATLRGTFTPSARNTVSSKLWSQLGFEHTGDRDTTQVHELAVDGAADLVPDSIQLKEK
- a CDS encoding LacI family DNA-binding transcriptional regulator, translating into MAGLAEIAKAAGVSISTVSRVLNRRAGVNEATRRRVLEVLGELPYSPRGLGALQRTGVIGLLVPELSNPIFPAYAEALETRASLAGYSSLLCNTRSEGWALREEEYVRMLLARGVEGMVFVSPEITNVEAGGETYYARLLADGVHMVFVNGGAPGLDVPDVTVDEQVAGYLATRHLVELGHKRIGFVCGPARSLPTRLKRAGWAAALEEAGLHADERLVAHAPYGAEGGAAAMATLLDSASAPTAVICSSDHMALGAMRESHRRGLTVPTQMSIVGFDDIPLAAYCTPALTTLAQPIAEMARAAVDELVQRLTPGARRSGGSYSRVFRPRLVVRESTAPPAP
- a CDS encoding acyl carrier protein — encoded protein: MADTQSVTDGVLDILEDVLEIPRADLEAHPTLRDHENWDSMGALEILSQVESRFGVQLDLREFNAAKTVDELSAAVSAGID
- a CDS encoding CGNR zinc finger domain-containing protein, which produces MISRCAFHIPAFTDLARSLRQVFADLAARDDDSAATHLNALLAAHSAHPHLAKEEGRWRLHHHPAEVGLAPMWAAICAEALARLLAADHATRVSTCADVRCARVYVDTSRNATRRFCSTTCQNRMKTAELRRKRKLASHTTTPRKPS